From the genome of Alicyclobacillus curvatus, one region includes:
- a CDS encoding sporulation protein Cse60 — translation MSSSSIAAGMIRYAARQQVKVFTADNQNSLENELNAFLLDLQADRVIDIKYSAEMLEVGQVWFYSAMVIYEMHLQSESQNK, via the coding sequence ATGAGTAGTAGTTCAATCGCGGCGGGGATGATTCGTTATGCCGCTCGTCAACAGGTCAAGGTGTTTACTGCCGACAATCAAAACTCCCTAGAAAATGAGTTAAATGCTTTCTTGCTGGACCTTCAAGCAGACCGTGTTATTGATATTAAGTACTCTGCTGAAATGTTGGAAGTGGGACAAGTGTGGTTTTACTCCGCAATGGTAATCTATGAGATGCATTTGCAGTCAGAGTCACAAAATAAGTAA